A genomic segment from Gilvibacter sp. SZ-19 encodes:
- a CDS encoding cupin domain-containing protein: MKNSLDFLISPYTRERFFQDYFEQRHLHIKADDPERFNHILSAATLEHIVSSQKLTLPNTRMAHKDSDLDANQLTLEGTNIIDLNRVIEKYSEGATLILSQLQDRVETLKSLCNTLTADFGQRFQTNIYCTPGNSSQGFTIHHDTHDVFILQIEGSKDWKIYESPIELAIKDQGFKQELHQPGAVIDEFTMNPGDLLYIPRGLMHAAKTSNKRSIHITTGFMGFTWQDFMIDKINKISQEHLDLRRGFQPDFWNNPQQYEAVYKRILGILGQPQELQSGLNHLYQHSLNRFRVSTLNPIAQAEAIHHLNLDTQLVVEENSMSFVEQISDTELSITLYNKEVTLPAALMPVIEFITETKSFQLKDLPLLDDAGKINLAQTLLKAGMLRSKTLGQERATEVLNGFATSL, translated from the coding sequence ATGAAGAATTCATTAGATTTTCTAATCTCTCCCTACACCAGGGAGAGGTTTTTTCAAGACTATTTTGAGCAACGGCACTTACACATTAAGGCCGACGACCCAGAGCGATTCAATCACATTTTAAGTGCGGCAACCTTGGAGCATATAGTGTCGAGCCAAAAACTCACCCTGCCCAATACGCGTATGGCCCACAAAGATTCTGATCTGGACGCCAACCAATTGACCCTAGAAGGAACCAATATTATCGACCTTAATCGGGTAATTGAGAAATACTCAGAAGGCGCCACCTTGATCCTCTCGCAATTACAAGATCGGGTAGAGACCTTAAAATCCTTGTGTAATACGCTTACTGCGGATTTTGGCCAGCGCTTTCAGACCAATATTTATTGCACCCCAGGAAATTCCAGTCAGGGGTTTACCATTCATCACGACACCCATGATGTGTTCATTTTACAGATAGAAGGTTCTAAAGATTGGAAGATCTATGAATCTCCCATTGAATTAGCCATCAAGGACCAGGGATTCAAACAGGAATTACACCAACCCGGAGCCGTTATTGACGAGTTTACCATGAACCCGGGCGACCTGCTCTATATACCAAGAGGTTTGATGCATGCAGCTAAGACGTCTAACAAACGCTCTATCCATATCACTACAGGGTTTATGGGCTTCACCTGGCAAGATTTCATGATCGATAAGATCAACAAAATCAGCCAAGAACACCTAGACCTGCGCCGCGGATTTCAACCCGACTTTTGGAACAATCCGCAGCAATATGAAGCTGTCTACAAGCGGATATTGGGTATACTTGGGCAACCTCAGGAGCTACAATCAGGACTGAACCATTTATATCAGCATTCGCTGAATAGGTTCCGAGTCAGCACACTGAACCCTATAGCGCAAGCAGAAGCCATACATCATTTGAACTTGGATACACAATTGGTGGTAGAGGAGAACAGCATGTCCTTTGTAGAACAGATAAGCGATACAGAACTGTCTATAACCCTCTACAATAAAGAAGTAACGCTTCCTGCGGCGCTGATGCCTGTAATAGAATTCATTACCGAGACCAAGAGTTTTCAACTTAAAGATCTGCCGCTTTTAGACGACGCGGGTAAGATCAATTTAGCGCAGACCTTGCTCAAAGCAGGAATGCTCAGGTCTAAAACCTTAGGGCAAGAGCGAGCTACCGAAGTCTTAAACGGATTTGCCACCAGTCTGTAG